The genomic stretch AGTTATTGGTGTAGCACAATACTGATGAATTTATGCTTTGTTCATTTTGTAGTCATGAAGGTATCGACTTTGAATGTATGTGTTGTTGCAATGCAGGTACACGTCCTTTCCTGGCTTGTTCCCTTTATTGTCAGGGGGTTCATTTTCATTGGCAAGAGTGGAGGAGATATCACAGACAATCGACTCAGAGAGCTTCACTGTACAGAATTCTATCCAGTTTTCTGGGCCATTGGCCACAACATCTTTTAGTACCAGTGCCAAATTTGAAATCCGAAGTCCCAAACGTGTGCAGGTTGGTAATTACATTAATTGTATCTTCTTTCAAGTTATGCCTGATAGTTCAGAATATATAACTAAGGAAATGATCGATCACTTCTAATAAAATGGTTTAATCCGCAAAATCGAAGCATTAAGAATGTTTTGACAGGGAACCCTAAGCCAGCCTGGTAATGTTATAAACTCGGTTGAGGCTTTGAAATGGGATGACTGTGGTCCAACCTGTTCAAACCCACTGGTTTACAGTTTAACTGACGGTTTACCTTTATGATTTATCAAACCCCGCTTGGGATGCTGGGTTCATTTTTAATTGGCCATTTCAATTCTGTGTTCAGATCAAGTTTGAAGAAGGCATCATTGGGACCCCTCAGATAACAGACTCAATAGTTTTACCGGAAAACTTTGAATTTCTAGGACAAAAGATTGACCTCTCCCCACTAAGAGGCTTCTTCACTTCAGTCCAAGACACAGCTTCATCTGTTGCAAAGACCATTTCTAGCCAACCGCCACTCAAATTCACAATCTCAAACAGCAATGCACAGGCCTGGTTACTAACCACATACCTCGATGAAGAGCTTCGCATTTCAAGGGGAGATGTTGGCAGTGTGTTTGTGCTCATCAAGGAAGGAAGCTCTCTCTTGACGCCATGAACCCACCAAAAAGGTTGGATTCTTAAAATAATCCATGGGGTATGGACAACTCAGAAACATGATTGCATTATTGGGTACTTGATTTCAGAATAATAGTATGGTTTTATCTGCTTCTACCAGTAGCTCGTATTCCATGTAAACTCTGAACCACAGCCTTTGTGATTTTAAGACTGGAATTCTTGTTGCGAAGTACAGGAAACTTGAAATGGGCCACAAATCTTATGAATTTAATGTGAATACAGGA from Mangifera indica cultivar Alphonso chromosome 6, CATAS_Mindica_2.1, whole genome shotgun sequence encodes the following:
- the LOC123218790 gene encoding plastid-lipid-associated protein, chloroplastic-like yields the protein MASLYQLAQFPCKTLSSTPPHRQLFTVKPSILPLNSAKLSQRIISKSLNSRPVFVTRAVDDGDELGPDKEEEGGAVTVVEEEKPKELTEIDNLKKALVDSFYGTDRGLTATSETRAEIVELITQLEAKNPTPAPTEALTLLNGKWILAYTSFPGLFPLLSGGSFSLARVEEISQTIDSESFTVQNSIQFSGPLATTSFSTSAKFEIRSPKRVQIKFEEGIIGTPQITDSIVLPENFEFLGQKIDLSPLRGFFTSVQDTASSVAKTISSQPPLKFTISNSNAQAWLLTTYLDEELRISRGDVGSVFVLIKEGSSLLTP